In the genome of Carboxydothermus pertinax, the window AAGGAAATTATAAATTTCTCAGGTACCCCGGAAAATCCCCATCAAATCCTTCCAGGAATATATTTTGCCGGTTCACTTTTAAACCCAATGGATGGGGCAGAGAGCATGATTTCTGCCGGCTCTTCTGTCTTTAATGAGGTTAATTTAAATAGGGATATCCAGCCAGAAATTGCTGTAAAAAATTATCCAAACACTGGTATTATCTACTGTAATTGCCGGGGTTCAATACCCGTAGATGAATTAAAAGGAGTAGCAGAAAACCTTCCGGAAATGGTTGTTTCAGATTGCTTAAAAGAAGAGGAATTAAATAAAATTAAAAAGTTTATTTTGGATAACCAAATAGGCAGGACAGTTTTTGTTGGTTGCAGTAAAGTTAAAATTAAAACTGGTTTAGAAAAATTAGCATTGGAAGAAAATTTAGGAACTCGTTTTGAAGTAGTTAACATTAAAGAACAAGGGTTTTCTTTATATGGCAAAGAAAAGTTAAAGTCCATTGCCAGAACAATGGTAGCAGGAACACTTGCCAGAATTCAATACCTTAAAAGCCCAATTTTAAATACTAAAGCTGAGGTGAATCTCGGGGTTACCATTATAGGTGGAGGGCTGGCAGGATTAAAGGTCGCTGAAGCTTTGACGGCAAAAGGAGTACCTGTAACGGTAATTGAAAAGCAAAATTCTTTTGGTGGAAGATATCAAAATATTAGCATTCCCCAAGAAGGTTTGAATTTAAAGAAACACATTGAAACAACTGTAACTTTATTGGAAAATCGCGGTGCTAATTTATTTAAAAATACACGGGTGGTAGAGGTCTTTGGGGGTCCTGGTAAATATAAACTTTTGGCGGAACGTTTTGGACAACAGTTTACGTTGGAAACAGCTGCAATTGTGTTAGCTACTGGAGCTCAAAAAAGTTACGGTAATTTTACCAGAAGTCAAAAGGTAATTTACCAGGAAGATTTTTATACTTTCGATAATAAACTTTCGGAATATAATTCTATTGGCTTCTTACAGTGTGCCGGTAGTCGTAATGTAGAAAATCCCCTTTGCAGCCGTAACTGCTGTATTAAGAGCTTAGATACTGCTCTGTATTTAAAAGAAAAATTTCCGCAAAAGGAAGTATATATATTTTATCAAGACATTATGGCTTACGGAAAGTATGAATTTAAATACCTAAAAGCAAGAGATATGGGAGTTAAATTTATTCCTTATGACCGGGGGCAATATCCAGAATTTTCTACAGTTGGAGATAAAATTAAAGTTATTACAACTGAAAACTATCTAGATGATATTTATCTTGATTTACTGGTTCTTGCCGAAGGAACAAAACCAAAAGAAGAAAATAGGAAGTTAGCTGAGATATTTAAAGTTGGTATTGATGAGTTTGGTTTTTTACGCGAAACACACCAGGATATTTCAGGAGGGTATTTCCCGAAATGGGGAGTTTTTATTGCAGGAGAAGCTCAAGGGCCAAAAACAGTAATGGAAATTCTTTACTCTGCTCAAAATGCGGCAAAAAATGTACTAGCTTTTTTAAATCAAATTCAGCAATCCCAGCTAAAAACCAATTTCAGCGAAGTTATTGAAGAAAAGTGTGCAGCTTGCCTAACTTGTGTCCGGGTATGTCCATATTCTATTCCAGAAGTTATAAATGGTAAAAACGTAGCTTATATTGACCCAATTGCCTGTCAAGGATGTGGTGTTTGTGCTTCAGAATGTCCCAATAAGGCAATAGTCCAGCACAACCGTCCCCACGACGGTGTTTTAGCAGAAATCAGGGTTTTAGCCGGGGAGGGGAAATAAATGGCAGGGAAAGTATTAATTTACCATTGCTCTTATTGTTCCTATTTAACTTTGGATTTACTTGGCCAATACAAGGTTTCTCTTCAGGAAAATGTAGTGATTACCGATCTCCCCTGTACCGGAACTTTATCAGTAAATATGCTCTTAGAAGCAATAGAAAAAGGGTTTGAAAAGGTCGTTGTCATTGGGGGAACCAGTAACGATTGCCGGTTTTTAAAAGGGAGCCTAAGGGCTCAAAAAAGAGTTCTTGAGGCGCAAAAAATCTTAGAGGAAATTGGTTATGAACCGACAAGACTTTCTTTTTATGAACTAAAACCGGGTGACTTAGAGAGTCTTAAAACAATTTTAATAAAGCTTTAATACTCTGGGAAAGGGTGACAAAACTTGATTGTTGCCGAAAGAAAGCCTATTGAAGAAATAATTAAAATGGTTGAAAAACACGAAAATATTCTGGTGTTAGGTTGCGGTGGATGTGTAACCGTGTGTCTGGCAGGTGGAGAAAAAGAAGCCGAACAATTAGCAACAACCCTACGCCTGTATTTTCAAAAGGAAAACAAACAGTTTAAAACAATTACCACAACTATTACCAGACAATGTGACCCGGAATATGTAAAGTCTGTGGCGGAAGAAGTGGCCAAAGCTGACGCTGTATTATCTACCGCTTGTGGTGTAGGAGTACAGTTTATGGCAGAAAATTACCCCGGTAAGTGGGTTTATCCGGCTCTTAATACGAAATTCGCGGGAGCGAACTTAGAGCTGGGAGTTTGGGGGGAAAGATGCGGTCTCTGTGGCGAGTGTATTTTACATTTAACTGGTGGTGTCTGTCCTGTAATCCGTTGTTCCAAAAGTTTGTTAAATGGTCCTTGTGGTGGTTCCCAAAATGGGAAATGTGAAGTTTCCAGTGAAATTGACTGTGCCTGGCAATTAATTTATGACCGTTTAAAGAGCTTAAATAGTCTAGACCTTATCCTTAAAATTCAACCGCCTAAAGATTGGTCCAAAGCCCGGGATGGCGGTCCCCGAAAAGTAATTAAGGAGGAGGTCCGGTTATGATTACTGAGAGCCGTTTAGAAAAATTATTTACCGATGGACATTTCGTGGTGACTGCTGAAATTGGACCTCCTAAAAATAGTAACGGAGAAGTAGTAAGAAAACATGCCCGGAACTTAAAAAATTACATCGACGGAGCAAACCTTACCGACAACCAAACAGCTGTAGTAAGGTTATCAAGTATTGCAGCGGGGTACCATGTTTTGTCGGAAGGCCTAGATCCGATAATTCAAATGACCTGTCGGGATCGTAACCGCATTGGCTTACAGTCAGATCTCCTGGGAGCATACAGCCTAGGAATACGTAATGTTCTAGCCTTAACGGGTGACCATCAATCTTTTGGGAACCATCCTACTTCGAAAAATGTGTATGACTTAGATTCGATCCAGCTCATTCGAACTATAAAAAAAATGCGGGACGAAAAGCAGTTTTTATCGGGAGAAGCAATTAAAGAACATGAGCCACGGTTTTTTATTGGAGCTGTTGAAAACCCCTTTGGTGACCCCTTCGAATTTCGAGTATTGAGGCTTGAGAAAAAAATTGAAGCTGGTGCCCAGTTTATCCAAACCCAGTGCATCTTTGACATGGAAAGATTTGAAAGATTTATGGAAATGGTTCGGGAGAGGGGACTACATGAAAGGGCATATATCTTGGCGGGAATAACCCCGTTAAAATCAGCAAAAGCGGCTAAATATATGAAAAACGTCGCTGGTATGATCATGCCTGATCACATAATTGAACGGATGGAAAAAGCAGAAGACCAGAAAGAAGAAGGAGTTAAAATAGCTGTGGAAATGATTGAGCACTTGAAAGCCGTTAAAGGCGTTGCCGGGGTGCATATAATGGCA includes:
- a CDS encoding FAD-dependent oxidoreductase, which gives rise to MAKKFLVVGAGAVGLQIALDLEENGHEVWLVEETSMPGGKFNSQKPLEPGISLAFLSGIYHPGDYLYTNKAVSLMASKRAKLFYNTKVSTINKINGKFSVEIVSQNETLTEVFDSIYLTPGFVPFNPEERAEYLYGINSFVLTGLELENLLKTGELKKNPPEKIAFIQCVGSRNNGIGAGKPYCSGFCCLYSLKEIDLLKQALPDTEIKVFYLDLRLYNKGAEKLYRKALAKNVIFIRNMISAIKEEPKSYKPIVRYLDNGRFKDELFDLVVLAQGADLGQQLKKLLANFNISEKEIINFSGTPENPHQILPGIYFAGSLLNPMDGAESMISAGSSVFNEVNLNRDIQPEIAVKNYPNTGIIYCNCRGSIPVDELKGVAENLPEMVVSDCLKEEELNKIKKFILDNQIGRTVFVGCSKVKIKTGLEKLALEENLGTRFEVVNIKEQGFSLYGKEKLKSIARTMVAGTLARIQYLKSPILNTKAEVNLGVTIIGGGLAGLKVAEALTAKGVPVTVIEKQNSFGGRYQNISIPQEGLNLKKHIETTVTLLENRGANLFKNTRVVEVFGGPGKYKLLAERFGQQFTLETAAIVLATGAQKSYGNFTRSQKVIYQEDFYTFDNKLSEYNSIGFLQCAGSRNVENPLCSRNCCIKSLDTALYLKEKFPQKEVYIFYQDIMAYGKYEFKYLKARDMGVKFIPYDRGQYPEFSTVGDKIKVITTENYLDDIYLDLLVLAEGTKPKEENRKLAEIFKVGIDEFGFLRETHQDISGGYFPKWGVFIAGEAQGPKTVMEILYSAQNAAKNVLAFLNQIQQSQLKTNFSEVIEEKCAACLTCVRVCPYSIPEVINGKNVAYIDPIACQGCGVCASECPNKAIVQHNRPHDGVLAEIRVLAGEGK
- a CDS encoding hydrogenase iron-sulfur subunit produces the protein MAGKVLIYHCSYCSYLTLDLLGQYKVSLQENVVITDLPCTGTLSVNMLLEAIEKGFEKVVVIGGTSNDCRFLKGSLRAQKRVLEAQKILEEIGYEPTRLSFYELKPGDLESLKTILIKL
- a CDS encoding methylenetetrahydrofolate reductase C-terminal domain-containing protein — encoded protein: MIVAERKPIEEIIKMVEKHENILVLGCGGCVTVCLAGGEKEAEQLATTLRLYFQKENKQFKTITTTITRQCDPEYVKSVAEEVAKADAVLSTACGVGVQFMAENYPGKWVYPALNTKFAGANLELGVWGERCGLCGECILHLTGGVCPVIRCSKSLLNGPCGGSQNGKCEVSSEIDCAWQLIYDRLKSLNSLDLILKIQPPKDWSKARDGGPRKVIKEEVRL
- a CDS encoding methylenetetrahydrofolate reductase, producing the protein MITESRLEKLFTDGHFVVTAEIGPPKNSNGEVVRKHARNLKNYIDGANLTDNQTAVVRLSSIAAGYHVLSEGLDPIIQMTCRDRNRIGLQSDLLGAYSLGIRNVLALTGDHQSFGNHPTSKNVYDLDSIQLIRTIKKMRDEKQFLSGEAIKEHEPRFFIGAVENPFGDPFEFRVLRLEKKIEAGAQFIQTQCIFDMERFERFMEMVRERGLHERAYILAGITPLKSAKAAKYMKNVAGMIMPDHIIERMEKAEDQKEEGVKIAVEMIEHLKAVKGVAGVHIMAIAWEDIVPVIVERAGLLPRPEV